Genomic DNA from Parvivirga hydrogeniphila:
CGGTGCTTCGGGAGCTTGGCGCGATCATGAAGTCCACCGTGCGCGAGGTCGACGTCGTGGTGCGTTACGGCGGCGAGGAGTTCTCCGTCATCCTGCCCGAGACCGACGCGGCGGGAGCTTTCATCGTCGCTGAGAAGATCCGCGAGAACGTCGCGATGCACCGGTTCAAAGACGAAGACGGCGAGCCCTCGATCCGAATCACGATCAGCGTGGGTGTAGCGAACATGCCCGTGCATGCGGACGACAAGGAGTCTTTGCTGCGCGCGGCCGACGACGCCGTGTACTATGCCAAGGAAAGCGGCAAGGACCGCGTGCGGGCGCCGCGGATCCGGCTGACGAGATTCGGCAGGCCGGTTGCGGCGCCGTCATCGACCGGCGGGAACGGGGAGGACGCGTGAAGCGCTACGCGTTTCTAGGACCAGCGGGCACCTTCAGCGAGGAAGCGGTGCTTGCGCTTGGCGAGGAAGGCATCGAGCGCGTTCCGTACGGCACGATCGAGGAGGTCTTCGACGCCGTCGAGCGCGGGCTTGCAGACGCCGGCGTGGTGCCGATAGAGAACTCGGTCGAGGGCAGCGTTCCTGCGACGCTGGACGCGCTCGCGTTCGACACGCAGCTGGAGATCCAGGCCGAGGTGGTGCTCGACATCCACCACGCGCTCATCACGGCGCCGGGCGTCGACCTCGCGAGGGTGACGACGGTGACCAGCCACCCGCAAGCATCCGGGCAGTGCCGGAAGTGGCTGGCGCGCAACCTACCGGGCCGGGCGATCGTGGCGGCGAACTCGACGGCCGAGGCGGTGCAGCGTGCGGTCGCCGACCCGACGGTCGCGGCGATCGGGACGCGGCTGGCTGCGGAGCTGTATGGCGGCGAGGTGCGCGAGCCGGCGATCGAGGACTACGCGGGCAACCAGACGCGCTTCGTGGTGATCGGCCGCGGCATCCGCGAGCGCACCGGCCACGACAAGACCTCGCTCGCGCTGTTCTTGAAGCGCGATAAGCCTGGTGCGCTGCTCACCATCTTGGCCGAGTTCGCATACGGCGACATCAACCTCACGAAGCTCCAGTCGCGTCCAACCAAGCGCTCGCTCGGTGAATACATGTTCTACGTGGACCTCGAGGGCCACGTAGAAGACCCGAACGTGCGGCTTGCGCTGGACTGTCTGCGCTTGAAGCTGCGCGAGGTCAAGGTCTTGGGGAGCTACCCCCGCGCGAGCCGACGCTGAGGGCGG
This window encodes:
- the pheA gene encoding prephenate dehydratase; translated protein: MKRYAFLGPAGTFSEEAVLALGEEGIERVPYGTIEEVFDAVERGLADAGVVPIENSVEGSVPATLDALAFDTQLEIQAEVVLDIHHALITAPGVDLARVTTVTSHPQASGQCRKWLARNLPGRAIVAANSTAEAVQRAVADPTVAAIGTRLAAELYGGEVREPAIEDYAGNQTRFVVIGRGIRERTGHDKTSLALFLKRDKPGALLTILAEFAYGDINLTKLQSRPTKRSLGEYMFYVDLEGHVEDPNVRLALDCLRLKLREVKVLGSYPRASRR